In Rutidosis leptorrhynchoides isolate AG116_Rl617_1_P2 chromosome 2, CSIRO_AGI_Rlap_v1, whole genome shotgun sequence, one genomic interval encodes:
- the LOC139887695 gene encoding uncharacterized protein yields MLKRLPVRTELDKRGIDLDSVRCPNCNNEVDTVEHMILKCQKIKDLWCRVFKWANLGNMSYSDIGDMFLGKLHSSNSTAFSKIWQTIEWVAGYSIWRNRKEKTFKNKDWSVPMLLNEIQVKSFMWVASRLKIKKIEWTQWLLNPCIYDDHG; encoded by the coding sequence ATGTTAAAGAGACTCCCGGTCCGCACAGAGTTAGACAAGCGAGGAATTGATCTAGACTCGGTCCGTTGTCCGAATTGTAATAACGAGGTGGATACGGTGGAACATATGATACTCAAGTGCCAGAAGATAAAAGATCTATGGTGTCGAGTTTTTAAATGGGCAAATTTGGGTAATATGTCCTATTCAGATATCGGTGATATGTTCCTGGGAAAGCTTCACTCGTCAAACTCAACAGCGTTTTCGAAGATATGGCAAACCATAGAATGGGTGGCAGGCTACTCAATATGGCGAAACCGTAAGGAGAAAACCTTCAAGAACAAAGATTGGAGTGTCCCAATGTTGTTAAACGAGATTCAGGTGAAAAGTTTCATGTGGGTCGCTTCGCGCTTAAAAATCAAAAAAATCGAGTGGACTCAATGGCTACTAAACCCGTGCATCTATGATGACCATGGTTAA